TGCTATTAGATTCAAAAGGTTTGGATCTTGAGCACTGGCAAGAGCAACTGGCTGCAACCGAAGAAAATGGTGGCTTTACTTTAGACAATGTCACTAAATTGGTAGACCAAAGCCACTTAATTAATCCTGTGATCGTAGACTGTACCAGCAACGATGATATTGCCGGTAAATATGCAGAATTTTTAGCGAATGGCTTCCATGTGGTTACGGCCAACAAAAAAGCCAACACTTCGAGCATGGAGTACTACCAGCAGCTACGTAAAACGGCCATGGCAATGCGCCGTAAGTTCTTATACGACACTAACGTAGGTGCTGGTTTGCCAGTGATTGAAAACCTACAGAACCTGCTAAAAGCGGGCGATAAATTAGAGCGCTTTAACGGTATTTTGTCTGGTTCTCTGTCATTTATCTTTGGCAAGTTAGACGAAGGCATGAGCTTTTCTGAGGCCACTACAATCGCCCGTGAGAATGGCTTTACCGAACCTGACCCGCGTGATGATTTATCGGGTATGGACGTAGCGCGCAAGCTGCTAATACTCGCGCGTGAAGCAGGCATGCCACTAAGCATTGAAGATATTCAAATTGATATGGCCTTGCCACCAAATTTTGATTCAAGCGGAGATACCGAAGCCTTTATGCAACGCTTGCCTGAAGCCGACGCTTATTTCGCTAAGCTTATGGATGAAGCGGCCGCCGAAGGCAAAGTGCTGCGTTACTTAGGCAGCATCGATAAAGGTGTTTGCAAAGTGTCGTTAAGTGCCGTTGCGGCAGATGACCCATTACACCGCGTGAAAGACGGTGAGAATGCATTAGCCTTCTACAGCCGTTACTACCAGCCAATTCCATTAGTATTGCGTGGTTATGGTGCGGGTACTGCAGTAACAGCAGCGGGCGTATTTGCCGACGTATTAAGAACGCTTAACTGGAACCAAGAGGTGTAATATGGGTGTTGTTGTTTATGCTCCAGCCTCTACAGCCAATGTAAGTGTAGGTTTCGACAGCTTAGGTGCAGCGCTGTCGCCAATTGATGGGCAGCTATTAGGTGACCGAGTATTGGTTGAAGCTGCCAGCGGCGATGATGTGATCATCGAAAATGTTGGCCCTTACGCACATAAACTGCCAGCCGATCCTAAACAGAACATTCTTTATGATTGCTACCACTACTTTGTTAAGCAGTATGCAGAGCATCATAGCAAGGTACTTGGCTGCGTTAAGATGACCCTAGAAAAGAACCTGCCTATTGGCAGTGGTTTGGGGTCTAGTGCGTGTTCGGTAGTGGCTGCGTTAGAGGGTTTAAATGCCTACCTTGATTCGCCATTTAATAAAGAGCAAATGCTAATTATGATGGGCGAGTTAGAAGGCCAAATTAGCGGCAGCGTGCACTACGATAACGTAGCGCCATGTTATTTAGGTGGCATGCAGCTAATGTTGCAAGAAGCCGGGGTGACTAGCCAAGCTATTCCCCATTTTGAAGATTGGTATTGGATTGTTGCCTACCCAGGCATTAATATTTCAACCGCTCAAGCACGCTCTATTTTGCCGGCGCAGTATCGCCGCCAAGACACCTTAGAATTCGGCCGTAATTTGGCAGGTTTTGTTCATGCCAGTTATAGTAAGCAGCCAGAGTTAGCCGCAGCCTTATTAAAGGATAATATTGTGGCTGAACCTTACCGTGCGAAATTAATTCCAGGATTTGATGAAGTACGCAGCTATGCAGCGCAAAGTGGTGCATTAGCCAGTGGTATTTCAGGCTCTGGGCCAACGGTTTATATTGTTACCCCAGTATTAGAACAGGCTGAGCGAACCAAAGCTTGGTTAGAACAACACTTTATTCAAAACGAAGATGGATTTTGCCATGTTTGTAAAATTGATGAGCAAGGCACACGAGTAACAGGAACGTCGCTATGAACTTATATAACTTAAAACACAACGAAGAGCAGGTGAGCTTTACTCAGGCAGTAAAACAAGGCTTGGGTAAACAGCAAGGTTTATTCTTTCCCGATAGCATTCCTGCATTTGATGATATTGATGCGGTGCTGGAACTAGATTTTCACGCCCGTTGCGCAAAGTTGCTCGCGGCTTTATTAGACAACGAGTTGTCTGAAGCTGAGCTATTTGACATGGTAAGCAAGGCTTTCACTTTTACTGCACCTTTAAATAAGGTGACTGAGCAAATCAGTGCGCTAGAGCTATTTCATGGCCCAACCTTAGCCTTTAAAGATTTTGGCGGCCGCTTTATGGCCCAGTGTTTAGCCAAGTTCTCTAATGGTAATAAAACCACTATCTTAACTGCTACTTCGGGTGATACTGGCGCAGCTGTGGCACATGCTTTTTATGGCATGGAAAACATTAACGTAGTGGTACTCTACCCGAAGGGTAAGATTAGCCCACTGCAAGAAAAGCTGTTTTGTACCCTTGGTGGCAACATTACTACGGTAGCGGTAGAGTCTGACTTCGATGCTTGTCAAAGCATGGTTAAACAAGCCTTTGACGACCAAGAGCTCAAACAAGCTATTGGCTTAAACTCGGCAAATTCCATCAATATTAGCCGTTTGGTGGCGCAGGTTTGTTACTACTTTGAAGCTGCTGCACAGTTACCTAAAGCGCAACGTGAGCAACTAGTGGTTGCAGTGCCTTCAGGCAACTTTGGTAACTTAACCGCCGGTTTAATTGCTAAAGCTATGGGCTTACCGATTAAGCGTTTTATTGCTGCCACAAACGTAAACGATACGGTGCCACGTTACTTAGCGTCAGGTAACTGGGAGCCTAAACCAACACAAGCTACCTTATCTAATGCGATGGACGTGAGCCAACCAAACAACTGGCCACGTGTTGAAGAGCTGTTTAAAACCAAAGGCTGGCCACTAAGTGACTTAGGCAAAGGGGCCATGACTGATGAGCAAACTGCTGAAGCGGTTAAAGCTTTAGATGACTTAGGTTACGTGTGTGAGCCGCATGGCGCGATTGCTTACCAGCAACTTACAGAGCAACTAGCCGATGGCGAACAAGGTTTATTCCTGTGTACCGCTCACCCAGCTAAGTTTAAAGAAAGCGTAGAAGAGATTCTAGAACGTGAAATTGACCTACCAAAACCGCTAGC
The Agarivorans aestuarii DNA segment above includes these coding regions:
- the thrB gene encoding homoserine kinase; translated protein: MGVVVYAPASTANVSVGFDSLGAALSPIDGQLLGDRVLVEAASGDDVIIENVGPYAHKLPADPKQNILYDCYHYFVKQYAEHHSKVLGCVKMTLEKNLPIGSGLGSSACSVVAALEGLNAYLDSPFNKEQMLIMMGELEGQISGSVHYDNVAPCYLGGMQLMLQEAGVTSQAIPHFEDWYWIVAYPGINISTAQARSILPAQYRRQDTLEFGRNLAGFVHASYSKQPELAAALLKDNIVAEPYRAKLIPGFDEVRSYAAQSGALASGISGSGPTVYIVTPVLEQAERTKAWLEQHFIQNEDGFCHVCKIDEQGTRVTGTSL
- the thrC gene encoding threonine synthase, with amino-acid sequence MNLYNLKHNEEQVSFTQAVKQGLGKQQGLFFPDSIPAFDDIDAVLELDFHARCAKLLAALLDNELSEAELFDMVSKAFTFTAPLNKVTEQISALELFHGPTLAFKDFGGRFMAQCLAKFSNGNKTTILTATSGDTGAAVAHAFYGMENINVVVLYPKGKISPLQEKLFCTLGGNITTVAVESDFDACQSMVKQAFDDQELKQAIGLNSANSINISRLVAQVCYYFEAAAQLPKAQREQLVVAVPSGNFGNLTAGLIAKAMGLPIKRFIAATNVNDTVPRYLASGNWEPKPTQATLSNAMDVSQPNNWPRVEELFKTKGWPLSDLGKGAMTDEQTAEAVKALDDLGYVCEPHGAIAYQQLTEQLADGEQGLFLCTAHPAKFKESVEEILEREIDLPKPLADRADLDLLSKEMPADFAQLRTLLMSI